A window from Symbiopectobacterium purcellii encodes these proteins:
- the mutL gene encoding DNA mismatch repair endonuclease MutL gives MPIQVLPPQLANQIAAGEVVERPASVVKELVENSLDAGATRIDIDIDRGGAKRIRIRDNGTGIGKDDLALALARHATSKIATLDDLEAIISLGFRGEALASISSVSRLTLTSRTADQNEAWQAYAEGRDMAVTVKPAAHPVGTTLEVLDLFYNTPARRKFMRTEKTEFAHIDEVVRRIALARFDVAITLNHNGKTIRQYRAASDASQHERRVGSICGPLFLQHALRISWQHGDLSIHGWVVDPEGAKQLTDMQYCYVNQRMMRDRLINHAIRQAYQDSLHGEQQPAYLLFLEVDPHQVDVNVHPAKHEVRFHESRLVHDFIYQAVVSVLQQASELPLATVAFDAATEAIAWQPETRIAAGENQFAQPARPVEHAPPQAASVPTRQMKESAPAYQSRGAQTQGRGPMPNAGAPYQKKQGELYQTLLKPASVAEAVQEPNNTAVAAAVPDFEPASVTQGFGRLLTVFPPSFALVEYQHGLAMVSLTHAERYLKRAQLLPPEQGLRPQPLLIPQRLTVEKNEREALLHHQALLAQFGIDIALESQRALLRAVPLPLRQQNLQNLISELLGYLALQPACTAEQLATWLSEQLHSDHERWSQAQAIQLLTEIERLCPGLAKQPPASLLQRVSVEDAIKALKV, from the coding sequence ATGCCGATTCAGGTTTTGCCTCCCCAACTGGCTAACCAGATTGCCGCCGGAGAAGTGGTGGAACGCCCTGCTTCTGTGGTGAAGGAACTGGTGGAGAACAGTCTCGATGCCGGGGCGACCCGAATTGATATTGATATCGATCGCGGCGGGGCAAAACGTATTCGGATTCGTGATAACGGCACAGGAATTGGCAAAGACGATCTGGCCTTAGCGCTGGCACGTCATGCGACCAGCAAAATTGCCACGCTGGACGATCTCGAAGCGATCATCAGCCTGGGTTTTCGCGGCGAGGCGCTGGCGAGTATCAGTTCGGTTTCGCGCTTAACGCTGACGTCCCGCACGGCGGATCAGAATGAAGCATGGCAGGCCTATGCGGAAGGCCGTGATATGGCGGTGACGGTAAAACCGGCGGCACACCCGGTGGGTACCACGCTGGAAGTGCTCGATCTATTTTACAACACCCCCGCGCGGCGCAAATTCATGCGCACAGAAAAGACAGAATTCGCACATATCGATGAAGTGGTGCGCCGCATCGCGCTGGCGCGCTTCGATGTGGCGATCACCCTCAACCATAATGGTAAAACGATCCGCCAATACCGTGCCGCGTCGGACGCCTCACAGCATGAACGCCGCGTCGGCAGCATTTGTGGGCCGCTGTTTTTGCAACACGCGCTGCGTATTTCCTGGCAGCACGGCGATTTATCCATTCACGGCTGGGTGGTCGATCCCGAGGGCGCAAAGCAACTGACCGACATGCAGTATTGCTATGTCAATCAACGCATGATGCGCGATCGGCTCATCAATCACGCTATCCGTCAGGCCTACCAGGACAGTTTGCACGGTGAACAGCAGCCCGCCTACCTGCTGTTTCTCGAAGTGGATCCGCATCAGGTTGATGTCAATGTGCATCCGGCTAAGCACGAAGTGCGTTTCCATGAGTCGCGTCTGGTGCACGATTTTATCTATCAGGCGGTGGTGAGTGTATTACAGCAGGCGTCTGAGCTGCCGTTGGCGACGGTGGCCTTTGACGCGGCAACCGAGGCCATCGCGTGGCAGCCGGAAACTCGTATCGCCGCAGGAGAAAACCAGTTTGCGCAGCCCGCACGCCCTGTGGAGCATGCACCGCCGCAAGCAGCAAGCGTTCCTACACGCCAGATGAAGGAGAGTGCCCCGGCCTATCAGTCACGCGGTGCTCAAACACAAGGGCGGGGACCTATGCCCAATGCTGGCGCGCCCTATCAGAAAAAGCAGGGTGAGCTTTACCAGACCCTCTTGAAACCCGCATCGGTCGCGGAGGCGGTTCAAGAACCCAACAACACCGCCGTGGCGGCAGCTGTGCCGGATTTTGAACCGGCCAGCGTGACGCAAGGCTTTGGCCGTCTGTTAACTGTATTTCCGCCCAGCTTCGCGCTGGTGGAATATCAGCACGGGTTGGCGATGGTGTCACTGACGCACGCCGAGCGTTACCTCAAGCGCGCGCAGCTGTTACCGCCGGAACAAGGGTTGCGTCCTCAGCCATTATTGATTCCACAGCGTTTGACCGTGGAAAAAAATGAACGCGAAGCGCTGCTGCATCATCAGGCGTTATTGGCACAGTTTGGTATCGATATCGCGCTGGAGTCTCAGAGAGCGCTACTGCGCGCTGTACCTTTACCATTGCGCCAACAAAATTTACAAAACTTGATCTCTGAACTGTTAGGCTATCTTGCGCTGCAACCTGCATGCACGGCTGAGCAACTGGCGACCTGGTTGTCGGAACAACTGCACAGCGACCACGAGCGTTGGAGCCAGGCGCAGGCGATACAACTGTTGACGGAAATAGAGCGACTTTGTCCGGGGCTGGCGAAACAGCCGCCCGCATCGCTGTTGCAGCGGGTTAGCGTGGAAGATGCCATTAAGGCTTTGAAAGTATGA
- the hflK gene encoding FtsH protease activity modulator HflK, protein MAWNQPGNNGQDRDPWGSSNNQGGNSGGNNNKGGRDQGPPDLDDIFRKLSKKLGELGGSRNSGNGGGTSGSGLGGRVVGIVAVAAVVIWAASGFYTIREAERGVVTRFGKFSHLVGPGLNWKPTFIDSVRAVNVESVRELATSGVMLTSDENVVRVEMNVQYRVTEPERYLFSVTNADDSLRQATDSALRGVIGKYTMDKILTEGRSIVRTDTQRVLEETIRPYNMGLTLLDVNFQAARPPEEVKAAFDDAIAARENEQQYIREAEAYANEVQPRANGQAQRVLEEARAYRARITLEAQGEVARFAKILPEYKAAPEITRERLYIESMERVLGHTRKVLVNDKGNSLMVLPLDQLMRGQTGNASGNATSNTTAAPMRLPSAPNNNGATTGQTRTSTGGTVMDQRRANAQRDFGRE, encoded by the coding sequence ATGGCGTGGAATCAGCCCGGTAATAACGGACAGGACCGCGACCCGTGGGGGAGCAGCAATAATCAAGGCGGCAACTCTGGCGGAAACAATAATAAAGGCGGCCGGGATCAGGGTCCTCCCGATCTGGATGATATCTTCCGCAAGCTGAGCAAAAAGCTGGGCGAACTGGGCGGAAGCAGGAATTCAGGTAACGGCGGCGGCACCTCTGGCAGCGGTCTGGGTGGCCGGGTCGTGGGTATTGTCGCGGTAGCTGCCGTGGTGATTTGGGCGGCGAGCGGCTTTTACACCATCCGTGAAGCCGAGCGCGGTGTAGTGACACGCTTTGGCAAGTTCAGCCACCTGGTAGGGCCGGGTCTGAACTGGAAACCGACATTTATCGACTCGGTGCGTGCGGTAAACGTGGAATCGGTGCGTGAATTGGCCACCTCGGGCGTGATGTTGACGTCCGATGAAAACGTGGTGCGCGTAGAGATGAACGTTCAGTATCGTGTCACAGAGCCTGAGCGCTATCTGTTTAGCGTGACCAATGCCGATGACAGTCTGCGTCAGGCCACCGACAGCGCCCTGCGCGGCGTTATCGGTAAATACACCATGGACAAAATCCTCACTGAGGGACGCTCCATCGTGCGTACTGACACGCAACGCGTATTGGAAGAAACCATTCGTCCGTACAACATGGGGTTAACCCTGTTGGACGTTAACTTCCAGGCGGCGCGTCCGCCGGAGGAAGTGAAAGCCGCGTTTGATGACGCTATCGCGGCACGCGAGAACGAACAGCAATACATTCGTGAGGCCGAAGCCTACGCCAACGAAGTGCAACCGCGTGCGAACGGTCAGGCACAGCGTGTGCTGGAAGAGGCTCGTGCTTATCGCGCGCGCATCACGCTTGAAGCGCAGGGTGAAGTGGCGCGTTTTGCCAAGATTCTGCCGGAATACAAAGCCGCGCCAGAAATTACCCGCGAACGTCTGTATATCGAAAGCATGGAGCGCGTACTGGGACATACCCGGAAAGTGTTGGTTAATGACAAAGGCAACAGCCTGATGGTGCTGCCGTTGGATCAACTGATGCGCGGTCAGACAGGCAATGCTAGCGGTAACGCCACCAGTAACACGACGGCTGCGCCGATGCGTCTGCCCTCTGCACCGAACAACAACGGAGCAACCACCGGACAAACCCGTACCAGCACGGGTGGAACCGTCATGGACCAGCGTCGCGCAAACGCGCAGCGTGATTTTGGGAGAGAATAA
- the hflX gene encoding ribosome rescue GTPase HflX: protein MFDRYEAGERAVLVHIYFSQDRDTDDLLEFESLVSSAGIESLQVITGSRKAPHSKYFVGEGKAEEIAQAVKATDAFVVLFNHALTPAQERNLERLCECRVIDRTGLILDIFAQRARTHEGKLQVELAQLRHLATRLVRGWTHLERQKGGIGLRGPGETQLETDRRLLRNRISQILSRLERVEKQREQGRRARTRADVPTVALVGYTNAGKSTLFNEMTAAGVYAADQLFATLDPTLRRINVVDVGDTVLADTVGFIRHLPHDLVAAFKATLQETRQASLLLHLVDAADPRIDENIAAVNEVLAEIEADEIPVLLVMNKIDMLDGFVPRIDRNEENVPVRVWLSAQTGDGISLLFQALTERLSGDIAHYSLSLPPQAGRLRSRFYQLQAIEKEWIEEDGRMGLIVRMPMVDWRRLCKQEQELADYVV from the coding sequence TTGTTTGACCGTTATGAAGCCGGTGAACGGGCCGTATTGGTTCATATTTATTTTTCGCAAGACAGAGATACGGACGATTTGCTGGAGTTTGAATCTCTGGTTTCCTCCGCCGGTATCGAGTCATTGCAGGTGATCACCGGTAGCCGCAAGGCACCGCACTCCAAATATTTTGTGGGTGAAGGCAAGGCGGAAGAAATTGCACAGGCGGTGAAAGCCACCGATGCCTTTGTTGTGCTGTTCAATCATGCGCTGACGCCTGCTCAGGAGCGTAACCTTGAGCGTTTGTGCGAATGCCGTGTTATCGACAGAACCGGATTGATTCTGGATATTTTTGCCCAGCGTGCGCGTACCCACGAGGGGAAATTGCAGGTTGAACTGGCGCAGTTGCGTCACCTTGCCACACGTTTGGTGAGGGGATGGACGCACCTTGAGCGTCAGAAAGGGGGGATTGGCCTGCGTGGGCCGGGTGAAACCCAGCTCGAAACCGACCGTCGCTTGTTGCGTAACCGTATTAGCCAGATCCTCTCTCGCCTTGAGCGCGTGGAGAAGCAGCGTGAACAAGGGCGTCGTGCCCGAACGCGTGCGGATGTGCCTACGGTTGCGCTGGTGGGCTATACCAACGCCGGAAAATCCACCCTGTTTAACGAAATGACAGCTGCAGGTGTTTATGCTGCCGATCAGTTGTTTGCCACACTGGATCCTACGCTGCGACGGATTAATGTTGTGGATGTCGGGGACACGGTGTTGGCCGATACCGTAGGATTTATTCGTCACTTGCCGCACGATTTGGTGGCGGCGTTTAAAGCGACATTGCAGGAAACGCGGCAGGCGTCGTTGTTGCTGCACTTAGTGGACGCTGCCGATCCTCGTATCGACGAGAATATTGCAGCGGTAAACGAGGTGTTGGCAGAAATCGAGGCTGATGAGATTCCTGTACTGCTCGTGATGAACAAAATCGACATGCTGGACGGTTTCGTTCCGCGTATCGATCGCAACGAAGAGAATGTGCCGGTCAGGGTATGGCTTTCTGCTCAGACGGGTGACGGGATTTCGTTGTTATTTCAGGCATTGACGGAGCGGCTATCAGGGGACATCGCACATTATTCTCTGAGCCTTCCTCCGCAGGCAGGACGCCTTCGTAGTCGTTTTTACCAGCTTCAGGCAATAGAAAAAGAATGGATTGAGGAAGACGGCCGCATGGGGCTTATCGTGCGTATGCCGATGGTGGACTGGCGTCGTCTTTGCAAACAAGAGCAAGAACTCGCGGATTATGTGGTTTGA
- the hfq gene encoding RNA chaperone Hfq, which translates to MAKGQSLQDPFLNALRRERVPVSIYLVNGIKLQGQIESFDQFVILLKNTVSQMVYKHAISTVVPSRPVSHHSNNPGTSNYHGGSSANQQSSAQDSDDAE; encoded by the coding sequence ATGGCTAAGGGGCAATCTTTGCAAGACCCGTTCCTGAACGCGCTGCGTCGCGAACGTGTTCCGGTTTCTATTTATTTGGTGAATGGTATCAAGTTGCAGGGCCAGATCGAGTCTTTCGATCAGTTCGTTATCTTGTTGAAAAACACGGTTAGCCAGATGGTGTATAAGCACGCTATCTCCACCGTGGTGCCGTCTCGTCCGGTTTCTCATCACAGCAATAACCCTGGCACCAGCAACTACCATGGTGGTTCGTCTGCAAATCAGCAGTCGTCGGCGCAGGATAGTGATGACGCGGAATAA
- the miaA gene encoding tRNA (adenosine(37)-N6)-dimethylallyltransferase MiaA: MTELSSAPLPPAIFIMGPTASGKTALAMALRQSLPVELISVDSALIYKGMDIGSAKPSAEELAQAPHRLINILDPTQAYSAADFRRDALREMAEITAAGRIPLLVGGTMLYFKALLEGLSPLPSADMAVRQRIEAQAREQGWEALHRQLCEIDPVAAARIHPNDPQRLCRALEVFFVSGNTLTELTKTAGEALPYRVHQFAIAPVTRELLHERIALRFQQMLAAGFETEVRSLFARGDLHQDLPSVRCVGYRQMWSYLSGEYDYDEMVFRGICATRQLAKRQMTWLRGWDGVHWLDSEKPQDAFERVMAVVQAP, from the coding sequence ATGACTGAATTATCGAGCGCGCCCCTTCCCCCGGCGATTTTTATCATGGGACCGACGGCTTCAGGAAAAACTGCGCTGGCGATGGCGTTGCGACAATCGTTGCCCGTTGAGTTGATTAGTGTGGACTCCGCCCTTATCTATAAAGGAATGGATATCGGCAGTGCCAAACCCAGCGCTGAGGAGCTGGCGCAGGCGCCGCACCGTCTGATCAATATTCTTGATCCGACGCAGGCTTATTCTGCCGCGGATTTTCGCCGCGATGCGTTGCGGGAGATGGCGGAAATTACCGCTGCCGGGCGCATTCCCCTGTTGGTGGGGGGAACCATGCTGTACTTCAAGGCGCTGCTGGAGGGGTTGTCACCGTTGCCGTCAGCCGACATGGCCGTGCGCCAGCGCATCGAAGCGCAGGCGCGTGAGCAAGGGTGGGAAGCGCTTCACCGCCAATTGTGTGAGATTGATCCCGTTGCAGCGGCTCGGATTCATCCAAATGATCCGCAGAGACTGTGTCGGGCACTGGAAGTTTTTTTCGTTTCAGGTAACACTTTAACAGAGCTGACAAAAACAGCGGGTGAGGCGTTGCCTTACCGTGTGCATCAGTTTGCCATTGCACCGGTGACGCGCGAGCTGTTGCACGAACGCATTGCGTTGCGTTTTCAGCAGATGCTGGCGGCAGGATTTGAGACGGAAGTCCGTTCGCTCTTTGCCCGGGGCGATTTACATCAGGATTTGCCGTCTGTTCGTTGCGTTGGTTATCGCCAGATGTGGTCATATTTATCCGGCGAGTATGATTACGATGAGATGGTGTTCCGTGGTATCTGTGCGACACGTCAGTTGGCGAAGCGTCAAATGACCTGGCTGCGCGGTTGGGACGGCGTTCATTGGTTGGACAGTGAAAAACCGCAGGATGCGTTTGAACGTGTGATGGCGGTGGTACAGGCACCTTGA